One Mycolicibacterium fortuitum subsp. fortuitum genomic window carries:
- a CDS encoding LLM class flavin-dependent oxidoreductase, protein MTRVIRFNAFDMNCVAHQSPGLWRHPEDQSWRYKDITYWTELAKLLERGRFDGLFIADVLGTYDVYGASDEAAIRQAAQIPVGDPMLLVSAMALVTENLGFGITTGTGFEHPYPFARRMSTLDHLTNGRVGWNVVTGYLPAAARNMGQTDQPAHDARYDHADEYLEVLYKLWEGSWEDDAVVRDAERGVFTDPAKVHHIGHSGTHFSVPGVHLAEPSLQRTPVIYQAGSSPRGVRFAAENAEAIFTAAPTKALLRETVSTIRAELELAGRDPYSAKIFNLTTIITGETDEQAHARHAEYLTYGDPEGALVFMSGWMGVDLARYGLDEPIGNVDSNAILSAVKAFQSASDKGGEWNVRDIAEWGEIGGMGPRIVGSGVHVADTLQEWVEETDVDGFNLAYAITPGSFAEFIDHVVPVLTERGAYQTEYAPGTLRNKLLGNGDRLADEHRGASYRVGGRNSTIIERPSTLPSSSASTAAQPARGR, encoded by the coding sequence GTGACCCGCGTGATCCGCTTCAATGCCTTCGACATGAATTGTGTCGCCCACCAGTCCCCTGGCCTGTGGCGCCACCCGGAAGACCAGTCCTGGCGCTACAAGGACATCACCTACTGGACCGAGCTGGCGAAGTTGTTGGAACGCGGGCGTTTTGACGGTCTCTTCATCGCCGACGTGCTGGGCACATACGACGTGTACGGGGCCAGCGACGAAGCGGCCATCCGCCAGGCCGCGCAGATCCCGGTGGGCGACCCGATGCTGCTGGTGTCGGCGATGGCGTTGGTCACCGAGAACCTGGGCTTCGGAATCACCACCGGGACCGGATTCGAGCATCCCTACCCGTTCGCCCGGCGGATGTCGACGCTGGATCACCTGACCAACGGCCGGGTGGGCTGGAACGTCGTCACCGGCTACCTCCCTGCGGCCGCACGCAACATGGGCCAGACCGATCAGCCGGCGCACGATGCACGTTACGACCATGCCGACGAGTACCTCGAGGTGCTCTACAAGTTGTGGGAAGGGTCCTGGGAGGACGACGCGGTGGTGCGCGACGCCGAACGCGGGGTCTTCACCGATCCGGCCAAGGTGCACCACATCGGCCATTCCGGAACCCATTTCAGCGTCCCGGGGGTACATCTGGCCGAGCCTTCTCTGCAGCGAACACCAGTCATCTACCAGGCCGGCTCCTCGCCGCGCGGAGTCCGCTTCGCCGCGGAGAACGCCGAGGCCATCTTCACCGCCGCGCCCACCAAAGCCCTACTGCGCGAAACGGTTTCCACGATCCGCGCCGAGCTCGAGTTGGCGGGGCGGGACCCGTACTCGGCCAAGATCTTCAACCTCACCACCATCATCACCGGTGAGACCGACGAGCAAGCCCACGCCCGGCATGCCGAGTACCTGACCTACGGCGATCCCGAGGGTGCGCTGGTGTTCATGTCCGGGTGGATGGGTGTGGACCTGGCCCGGTACGGCCTTGACGAACCCATCGGCAACGTGGATTCGAACGCCATCCTGTCCGCGGTCAAGGCGTTTCAGTCCGCGTCGGACAAAGGCGGCGAGTGGAACGTACGCGACATCGCCGAATGGGGTGAGATCGGCGGTATGGGACCGCGCATCGTCGGGTCGGGCGTGCATGTCGCCGACACCCTGCAGGAGTGGGTCGAGGAGACCGACGTCGACGGTTTCAACCTGGCGTATGCGATCACGCCGGGCTCGTTCGCCGAATTCATCGACCACGTCGTGCCCGTGCTGACCGAGCGGGGCGCCTATCAGACCGAGTACGCACCGGGCACCCTGCGCAACAAGCTACTGGGCAACGGCGACCGCCTCGCTGATGAGCATCGTGGCGCCAGTTACCGTGTGGGCGGGCGGAATTCGACGATCATCGAGCGTCCCTCGACACTGCCGTCGTCGTCGGCCTCGACGGCTGCCCAACCCGCTCGGGGCCGGTAG
- a CDS encoding DUF3349 domain-containing protein, whose amino-acid sequence MSTKSLLISVLNWLRAGYPEGVPGTDRVPLLALLRATPLTEEQVAEVVRNIAEAAAPADVDDPIKRDDIAEFIADVTDHDAGPENIARVAAKLAAAGWPLAGVDLEADAGPE is encoded by the coding sequence GTGTCAACAAAGTCGCTGCTGATCTCGGTCCTGAACTGGTTGCGTGCCGGTTATCCGGAAGGGGTTCCGGGCACCGATCGGGTGCCGCTGCTCGCGCTGCTGAGGGCTACGCCGCTCACCGAAGAGCAGGTGGCCGAGGTGGTGCGCAATATCGCCGAGGCGGCAGCGCCTGCCGATGTTGACGATCCGATCAAGCGCGACGACATCGCGGAGTTCATCGCCGATGTCACCGATCACGATGCCGGCCCGGAGAACATCGCGCGGGTCGCGGCAAAACTGGCCGCGGCGGGCTGGCCGCTGGCCGGAGTCGATCTGGAGGCCGACGCCGGCCCCGAATGA
- a CDS encoding NAD(P)-dependent alcohol dehydrogenase, translated as MSTVYAYAANSATEPLAKTTITRREVGPHDVAFDIHFAGICHSDIHTVKAEWGTPNYPVVAGHEIAGVVTAVGSEVTKYKVGDHVGVGCFVDSCRECDNCKAGLQQYCTGGGMIATYNSTERDGTPTYGGYSGAIVVDENYVLRIPDSIPLDKAAPLLCAGITTYSPLRHWNAGPGKKVAVIGLGGLGHVGVKLAKAMGAHVTVLSQSLKKMEDGLRLGADEYYATGDPDTFRKLRGRFDLILNTVSANLDLGAFLGLLAVDGTLVELGMPEHAMEVPPFPLAGMRRSLSGSMIGGIPETQEMLDFCAEHDVTPEIEVIAPEYINEAYERVLASDVRYRFVIDTASLRG; from the coding sequence ATGAGCACTGTTTATGCCTATGCCGCCAACTCGGCGACCGAACCTTTGGCCAAGACCACCATCACCCGCCGCGAGGTAGGCCCGCACGACGTGGCCTTCGACATTCACTTCGCCGGCATCTGTCACTCCGACATCCACACGGTGAAGGCCGAATGGGGTACCCCGAACTACCCGGTGGTGGCCGGCCACGAGATCGCCGGCGTCGTCACGGCGGTCGGCTCCGAGGTCACGAAGTACAAGGTCGGCGACCACGTCGGAGTCGGGTGCTTCGTCGACTCATGCCGTGAGTGCGACAACTGCAAGGCCGGCCTGCAGCAGTACTGCACCGGCGGCGGCATGATCGCCACCTACAACTCGACCGAGCGCGACGGCACGCCGACATACGGCGGGTACAGCGGCGCCATCGTCGTCGACGAGAACTACGTGCTGCGCATCCCCGACAGCATCCCGCTGGACAAAGCCGCTCCCCTGCTGTGCGCGGGCATCACGACCTACTCCCCGCTGCGGCACTGGAATGCCGGCCCGGGCAAGAAGGTCGCCGTCATCGGCCTCGGTGGTCTGGGCCACGTCGGCGTCAAGCTCGCCAAGGCGATGGGTGCACATGTCACCGTGCTGTCGCAGTCGTTGAAGAAGATGGAAGACGGCCTGCGCCTGGGCGCCGACGAGTACTACGCGACCGGCGACCCGGACACGTTCCGCAAACTGCGCGGGCGCTTCGACCTGATCCTCAACACCGTGTCGGCAAACCTCGACCTCGGCGCCTTCCTGGGCCTGCTGGCCGTGGACGGCACCCTGGTGGAGCTCGGCATGCCCGAGCACGCCATGGAGGTTCCGCCGTTCCCGCTGGCCGGAATGCGCCGCAGCCTGTCCGGTTCGATGATCGGCGGCATCCCCGAGACCCAGGAGATGCTGGACTTCTGCGCCGAGCACGACGTGACCCCGGAGATCGAGGTCATCGCACCCGAATACATCAACGAGGCCTACGAGCGTGTTCTCGCCAGTGACGTGCGGTACCGCTTCGTGATCGACACCGCCTCGCTGCGCGGCTAG
- a CDS encoding YciI family protein, whose protein sequence is MFHVLTTTYTQPIDVVDQTRPAHIAWLEEEVAAGRIVLAGRLESATGAVLVTGDLTEDEVEDLIARDPYTLAGLISCERTSFNGAFRAPGL, encoded by the coding sequence GTGTTCCACGTCCTCACCACCACGTACACCCAACCCATCGACGTCGTCGACCAGACTCGTCCCGCCCACATCGCGTGGCTCGAGGAGGAAGTCGCCGCAGGCCGCATCGTGCTGGCCGGGCGTCTGGAATCGGCGACGGGCGCGGTGCTCGTCACCGGAGACCTCACTGAGGACGAGGTCGAGGACCTGATCGCCCGCGACCCCTACACCCTGGCCGGGCTCATCAGCTGCGAGCGCACGTCCTTCAACGGAGCGTTCCGCGCGCCCGGGTTGTGA
- a CDS encoding ABC transporter substrate-binding protein: MNRPRAAVAMIAAAATLASGCGSAEQTPQAQTSISTSVTKIADAGVLGNQRRPDESCAAEPAAADQSAREVRNARAEGGDIPESTEVRGDPQRIVVLSGDQLDALCALGLQSRIVAAALPDGSSEQPSYLGGVVHKVAPAGTRTAPDLDAVKAADPELILGSATLTPASFGALSAIAPTVFTGAPGAAWRDTLRAVGAATGRADAAADLIAKFDEAARDTGAQNDAAHFQAAVVQLTENSVRVFGADTFPSSVLAAVGLDRPAAQRFTDKPYVELGTTDADYRIADADIVYVSFASAAARDNAPKILQSTAWRDLSAAKDNRVFVVNNEVWQTGQNIVAARGILDDLRWVNAPIN, encoded by the coding sequence ATGAATCGACCTCGCGCCGCAGTCGCGATGATCGCCGCGGCCGCGACACTCGCCAGTGGATGCGGTTCGGCCGAGCAGACGCCCCAGGCGCAGACGTCGATCTCCACGAGCGTCACGAAAATTGCCGACGCGGGCGTGCTGGGTAATCAGCGCAGGCCCGACGAATCCTGCGCGGCCGAGCCCGCTGCCGCCGATCAGTCGGCGCGTGAGGTTCGCAACGCGCGGGCCGAGGGCGGCGACATTCCGGAGTCCACCGAGGTGCGCGGCGATCCACAACGCATCGTCGTGCTGTCGGGCGATCAGCTGGATGCGTTGTGTGCACTGGGACTGCAGTCCCGGATCGTCGCGGCCGCGCTGCCGGACGGTTCTTCCGAGCAGCCCTCCTATCTGGGCGGCGTCGTACACAAGGTCGCACCCGCCGGTACCCGGACCGCGCCCGATCTCGACGCCGTCAAGGCGGCCGACCCGGAGCTGATCCTGGGGTCTGCCACTCTCACCCCTGCCTCGTTCGGTGCGCTGTCGGCGATTGCCCCGACGGTGTTCACCGGTGCGCCCGGCGCCGCCTGGCGCGACACCTTGCGCGCGGTGGGCGCGGCGACCGGTCGGGCGGACGCCGCGGCCGACCTGATCGCGAAGTTCGACGAAGCCGCCCGCGATACCGGCGCGCAGAACGACGCCGCGCACTTCCAGGCCGCGGTTGTGCAGTTGACCGAGAACAGCGTCCGGGTATTCGGCGCCGACACCTTCCCCAGCAGCGTGCTGGCGGCAGTGGGGTTGGACCGTCCTGCTGCCCAACGGTTTACCGATAAGCCCTATGTAGAGCTGGGTACCACCGACGCCGACTACCGCATCGCCGACGCCGACATCGTCTATGTCTCGTTCGCGTCCGCGGCAGCCAGGGACAACGCACCCAAGATCCTGCAGAGCACGGCCTGGCGGGACTTGTCGGCAGCCAAGGACAACCGGGTCTTCGTAGTGAACAACGAGGTCTGGCAGACCGGGCAGAACATCGTGGCGGCCCGTGGGATCCTCGATGACCTGCGCTGGGTCAACGCTCCGATCAACTAA